GGTATGTTGTCGATGAGCGGCGCCTTCGATCTCTCAGGCTTCTTGAATGGCTACTACGATCAGGATGTCTATCTGCTCTTCCCCAATCATTTCCTCCCGAACCTGCATGATCCCTGGTATCTGGATCGCTACCGGAAGAATGTCTACGTTCTCGCGACCGGCGTGCATGACCAGTGCTGGGACCAGAATGAAAAGCTCGCAGCCATCATGCGGCAGAAAGGAATCCCGGTAAGGCTCGATGTGTGGGGCGACAACACGGGCCATGACTGGCCATCGTGGCAACGCATGGCCGCTGAATACTTTTGAGGGGAATTGAAGCATTTTTCCTGTTGCTGGGTATCCCGAGAGGAGAGTGCAGCGGCGTTTTCATTGGGGAAAACGCCCATAGATGGAAAAGCCCTGCATTACACCTGCAGGAAAAATGCTCTAGCCTGAGAATTTCCCTGCGTGTTTCTGATTTGCCTTACAGAAGGATGCGTATCATCGTTCAACGAATATATCCATGACCCAGCAGGCTCCCTCAATCCCGCTTCCTCATCGCCGTACCCGTTTCCTTGACCGGCTGGATGCAGCGGTGGCTTCGCTCACGGATGCTGGAGAGGTGACGCGGATAGCCTGTAGCCTGCTGCGCGACGATCTTCGGGCATCGCGCTGCATCTATGCGGAGCTGAACCAGCAGGAGCATGAGTCATCTTCGTTCGGAGAGGAACAGGAGCACTTCACATTTCCTGCCCCCGCAATCCGGCCGCGCGAGTTCTCAGAAGCAGCAATGATCTCGTTACGCGCGGGTCTGACCTTCGTGATCGAAAACACCGAGACCGATCCACGAGTAGCCGCGTCGCGAGAGTCCTATCGGCAGGCGGATGTCCAGGCGCTGGTATGCGTACCTGTACCGAAAAACCAACCTCTGGCGGCTGCACTGGCTGTCCATAGCCAGCAGGCACGGCACTGGACTCCCCAGGAGATTGATCTCATTGAACAGGTCGCGGCACGATGCTGGGAGTCGACCGTTCATCTGGCCACGTTGCAGGAGCTGCGAGAGAGCGAAGAGAACCTGCGATTGGCCATGGAAGCGGCGAACTTCGGATACTATGCCTACGAACTGGGCGCGCCGCACATCAAGATCTCACACAGGTTCGCACGGATCTTTGGCTACGATCAGACACCAGAAGACTGGACCTTTGATCGCTGGGTCGAACATCTGCACCCGGAAGACCGGGATGGAATCCTGGACGTTGTACAGACCTCAGAGCTGCACAACAGCAGCATCGAATATGAATCGCGCATCTTTCCCGCTGGAGCCGAGCGTACGGAGGGCAATGTGCGGTGGGTCTGGCTGCGCGCTCGTTATTCTCACCGTGAAAGCGGCCGCCGCTATCGTTTTGGCGTCATCGCAGACATCACAGAACGCAAACAGGCCGAGGCCGCCCTGGAAGCAAGCCGGCGCGAGGCCTACCGGCAATGGACCGAACTGGAAGCCATCTATCAGACGGCGCCCATCGGATTGTCTCTCTATTCAGCAGATGAGTTTCGCTATCTAAGAGTGAATGATGTACAGATGGGCGTAATCGGTCTGCCACAGGACCAGATCATCGGACGTCCCTTCCGCGAAATTGCACCTGCTCTGTGGCCAGCGTGCGAGCCCATTCTGCGCAGAGTGGCCACAGGCGAGACCATTCGTAATGTCATGCTGGAAGGCGAGCTCTCCACGCGTCCCGGGCAGCATCGCTACTGGACGGTTAGTTATATGCCGGTACGAGGAGAAGACGGCACAATACGCGCGGTGGGTGCTGTGATCATGGAGACAACAGCGCAGAAACGGGCGGAACAGGCCTTGATCCAGAGCGAGAAGCTGGCTGCTGTAGGCAGGCTCGCGAGCTCCATCTCGCACGAGATCAACAACCCGCTGGAAGCGATCACCAACCTGCTCTATCTTGCGCAGCATACCGAGGGCCTGCCGCAGGAGGCAGCCGATGCCCTGATTCTGGCGGAAAAGGAGCTGATGCGGGTTTCGCAGATTGCCTCGCAGACGCTGCGGTTTCATCGCCAGGCCACAAAACCAACCTGGGTTACAGCGGTAGATCTCCTAAAGCCTGTTGTGGCTCTCTATCAAGGCAGGCTGACGAATTCCAACCTTCGCCTGGTGGAAGAACACCACAGCGCGGAGCCGGTCCAGTGCTTTGAGAACGATATCCGGCAGGTACTGAATAACCTGATCGGCAATGCCATCGATGCAATGAAGAACATCGGCGGCCGGGTTCTGATCCGCAGCCGTGAAGCGACCGACTGGAAGACGGGCCGCAGAGGTCTGCGAATCACGGTGGCCGATAGCGGCAGCGGCATGTCCGAGACGACACGCAGGAGTATCTTCACAGCCTTCTATACCACCAAAGAAATCAACGGCACCGGACTGGGCCTCTGGATCTCCTTCGGCATCGTCGGTAAACATGAAGGCGTGCTTCGGTTCTATTCCAGTGACCGTCCAGGCCACAGCGGCACGGTCTTCTCGCTCTTCCTGCCGCGATACGGATGATGCGGGTTCGATCATCGGCGATATTGCTTCTACTTCTTTCCGCGACCGTACTGCAGGCCGAGACGGCGCAGGTAGCTCTGCACAATGCCCTGGCACGCACGCAGGCTTCCGCTGTCGTA
This genomic window from Terriglobus albidus contains:
- a CDS encoding PAS domain S-box protein, which translates into the protein MTQQAPSIPLPHRRTRFLDRLDAAVASLTDAGEVTRIACSLLRDDLRASRCIYAELNQQEHESSSFGEEQEHFTFPAPAIRPREFSEAAMISLRAGLTFVIENTETDPRVAASRESYRQADVQALVCVPVPKNQPLAAALAVHSQQARHWTPQEIDLIEQVAARCWESTVHLATLQELRESEENLRLAMEAANFGYYAYELGAPHIKISHRFARIFGYDQTPEDWTFDRWVEHLHPEDRDGILDVVQTSELHNSSIEYESRIFPAGAERTEGNVRWVWLRARYSHRESGRRYRFGVIADITERKQAEAALEASRREAYRQWTELEAIYQTAPIGLSLYSADEFRYLRVNDVQMGVIGLPQDQIIGRPFREIAPALWPACEPILRRVATGETIRNVMLEGELSTRPGQHRYWTVSYMPVRGEDGTIRAVGAVIMETTAQKRAEQALIQSEKLAAVGRLASSISHEINNPLEAITNLLYLAQHTEGLPQEAADALILAEKELMRVSQIASQTLRFHRQATKPTWVTAVDLLKPVVALYQGRLTNSNLRLVEEHHSAEPVQCFENDIRQVLNNLIGNAIDAMKNIGGRVLIRSREATDWKTGRRGLRITVADSGSGMSETTRRSIFTAFYTTKEINGTGLGLWISFGIVGKHEGVLRFYSSDRPGHSGTVFSLFLPRYG